In bacterium, the genomic window TATTATAACATATCCATTGGATCAACGTTTACTGCAATATGAACGTTATAATAATTGCGGCTTGAATAATATTTTTTTAAAGCGCTGCGTACTACAGAGTGCAGCTTGCTGCCTCCGTTATCAATTATCCTTGAAGATTTTACTATTATCTGGTACCGGTAAAGGTTTTTAATTCTTGATAAAGGAGAGGGAGCCGGGCCGAGTACAGCAATGGTTCTGTTGTTTCCGAGGGCTTTTCTAAAATATTCAGCTGCTTTTTCAGCTGGTTCTTTTTTTGAGCTTTTAAAGTGTATTGCAATTATTTTTCCCCAGGGAGGATAGCTCAGCTCTTTCCTGTTTTGATTTTCCCATGTAAAAAAATCTTTGTAATTATGAGTAAGAACAAAAGATAAAACAGGGTGGCCGGGCGACATTGTCTGGATAACAACTTCCCCCTGCATTTTTCTTCTGCCCGCCCTTCCTGCAGCCTGAGTCAAAAGCTGGAATGTTTTTTCTCCGGCCCTGAAATCAGGGAAAAAGAGGCCTGTATCAGCAGAAATGATACCGACAAGGCTGACTCCTGAAAAGTCGTGCCCTTTTGCAACCATTTGAGTCCCGAGCAGAATATCGCCTTTGTGTTCTGAAAAAGCTCTTATGATTTTTGTGTGTGCGCCTTTGGCTCTTGTTGTATCAAAATCCATTCTAAGTATTCTGGCGTCGGGAAAAATCCGCTGAAGTTCTTCTTCAACCTGTTCTGTTCCTGGTCCGCCTCTGTATGACATGGAAGGGTTCTGGCATTTCGGGCAGACATCAGGAGCTCTGTGTCTGTACCCGCAGTAATGACACTCAATAGTTTTTGTGCTTCTGTGAAAAGTAAGGGTTATATCACAATTTTTACATTCTTCAATATATCCGCATTTACTGCACATTAAGAATGGTGCATATCCCCTCCTGTTCTGAAGCAGAATTACCTGCTCTTTTTTTTTAAGGCGGTTTTCTATCTTTTCTCTCAAAACAGGGGAGATGATGCGGTTTTCTTTTTCCCATGTAAATTTTTTTTGATCAACAAGGGTTACGGAAGGCAGGGGTGTTTTGTCAATTCGTTCGGTTATTGATATAATCTCATATTTTTTATTAATTGTGTTGAAGTATGATTCAAAACTCGGTGTGGCAGAGCCGAGAACTACAACAGCTTTATTCAGCTTTCCTCTCATTACTGCAACATCACGGCCGTGGTAGCGGGGAGACGGGTCGTTCTGTTTAAAAGAGGGGTCGTGTTCTTCATCAACTATTATAAGGCCGAGATTTTCAAGAGGTGCAAAGACTGCAGATCTTGGCCCGATTCCTATTGTTAATTCTCCCTTTTTAATTCTCCGCCATGAGTCGTACCGTTCACCGGAAGCCATTCTGCTGTGCATTACTGCAATTTTATCCCCGAAGAATGATCTGTATCTCATAACAGCCTGAGGAGTAAGAGATATTTCAGGTATCAGCACGAGTGCGGTCTTACCCATGCTGAGAGTGTGCTTTATACTTTCAATGTAAACCTGTGTTTTTCCGCTTCCTGTTATACCATGCACCAGGAATGTTTTAAATTCCTGTTTATCAATGGATTTTGTTATTACTTCCACAGCATTTTTCTGTTCACTCGTTAAAACTATTTCATTAGCAGGGGGTGGAGGCAGTTCATCGAGACTCTCTCTGTACACTTCGATATCTTGAATTTCAATAAGATTTTTATCTCTTAATCTGTTTAAAACTGACATGGGCTTATTTATTTCGTGTCGCCAGATGCTTTTTTTCTTCATTAATATTTTAATCACTTCCGCCTGTACAGGAGATTTTTTAATCAGCTTTTCCATCTCTTCTTTGGGAAGGGTATTTATAATAGATATCTTCTTTTTTGTTTTAACTGAGATTCCGTTTTTTTCAAATGAATACTTAAAGCATATAAGCCCGGTTTTTTCCATGCTGTTTAAAGCCAGGCGAACCGGCTGGGGGGCGTATTTTTTTATCAAATGATTAACAGGGATGCTTTTTTTATTTTTAACTAAATCAAAAAGAGTATGCTGCAGATTTGTAAGATTGTCAGGTTCCTCAGTGCTTAAAATTTCAACGTTCAATTTGCTTTTTGCAGTCAGGCCCGGCGGAAGTGCACTTTTGATTGTTTCACCCCATCCTGCCATATAATAGTCTGATATCCATCTTGTAAGATTGAGAAGTTCTTCTGTAAGCAGAGGCCACGGATCTGCAATTTCGATAATTTCTTTTAAATTTTCAACGGAAGTTTTATCTGAAAATGCGGTCACAAATCCTGTAGATGTTCTCTTTCCAAAAGGCACTACTACTCTGTGTCCGTATTCAATATCATTCCTGATATCAGCAGGAATAATATAAGTGAATATCTGATGAGGAGGCCCGGGAACAACAATATCAGCAAAAAGTTTTTTATTGTTTTCAGCCATGTAAAAATATACAAATATAGCTTCTATTTGCAAACTAAACTTTTTGGTTTTTTTTAATCCTCTGTGGATACAGGGAACTTAAAACAGAATTGAGCGTCAAAATAGTATTGTCGGAAATTGTACAAACACAGCCGGCACTATTTTTCACTTGTAAATAAATACAAATTACTATACATTAAATGTGAATTAAAATAAGGGGATATTCTTGAAGATTTACTTGTTAATTAAAAATTTAATACGGGGAATTTTTATCTTAAGTATTTTTTCCCTCACAGGCTGTGCTGCAACAAATAACCTTAAAGTTGAACAAAAAAATGCTGTAGTGCATAAACAGCCGAATCCCATGTCTTTAAACAGGTTTGTTGACGGCGTTATTTACGATTTACAGGAGAATTATCCTGCAGCACTGCTTTCATACCAGGAGGCCCTGCTTTATGACTCTGCATCCGCAGAGATTTGCCTTGCAGTGGGCCGTGAATATTATAGAATGGGTAAGCTTGAGAGTGCAATGCAGTTTTTTAAGCGTACGTTAAGATTAGATAAGAACAGCGCTGAAGCACAGGAACTGATTGGTGATATCTATATGGGGCAGGGTAAGTGGAAACCTGCTGAAAAAATTTATCAGGCAATGATAGAGAAAGACCCTGGCAATATCACGATATATTACGACATTGCTCAGGTATATCTGAGGCAGGGAAAAGGGGGCATGGCTGAGAGCGTGCTGGAGAAAATTATCAAACAAGACCCTAATGCAGATACTCAGGTTTACATCAGCTTGGGGGAACTCTATTTGAAATCAGGCAAGTTGGATGAAGCAGAGAAAATATTTGAGCTTATTATCAAAACCGATGAAACCAATGGATTCGGATATTACGGAGTAGGCCTTGCAAAGGAAGCAAAAAAAGATACAGCCGAAGCTATATCTTATTATAAAAGGGCTTTGGAATTAAACCCCAAGCTTGTTTTTGCACGGGAAAGACTGGGCAATCTATATACAAAGACAGGAGATTGGGAAAAGGCAATTGACAGCTATAAGCAGGATATTGCCATGGACAGTACAAATGTTACTGCAATGCTTCAAATAAGTGAAATTTTACGTAAAAAGGGAGATGTTGAAAAAGCTTTAATGAATCTTGAAAGGATTCAAAAAATATTTCCTGATGATTTCAGAGCATTTCTTGATGCAGGAAGAATTCATCTTGATGACGGAGAGTTCCCTGAAGCATACAAAGCATTCAGCCGTGTTACGGAACTTGATCCTGAAAATTTTTTTGGATGGCTTTTCGGAGGAATATCTCTTTTCCATCAGGACAGCCTCTCACAGGCAAAATATTTTTTAGAAAGAGCTTTGCAGAAAGAACAAAAAAGCCCGTTGGGCTGCTACTATCTTGGATCTCTCTATTCCCTGCAGGGTAAGAACCAAAAAGCGGTTTCTTATCTTAAGCTGGCTGTTGAAGCCAGGCCAGACTGGACTGCTGCCTTGAACGCTCTTGCAAGTGCATTTGAAAGCATCGGTAATTATGCCGAATCCGACAGCCTTTTTAAAAAAATTCTTTTGGCTGAGCCTGATAATGCTGTTGCACTTAACAACTATGCTTACAGTCTGTCTCAACGCGGGAAAGATCTTGAAAAAGCTCTCGCAATGGTAGAAAAATCTCTGCAGAAAGAACCGGAAAACGGCGCTTATTTAGATACTGCAGGATGGATTTATTTTCAATTAGGTAAATACTATACAGCAAAAGATTACATTGAAAAGGCATGGTCTGTGCGCTCAAAAAGTGCTGAAGTTGCAGAACATCTCGGAGATACTTATTCCAAACTCGGCATGAATGATAAGGCCGAAAAAGCGTGGAATAATGCCCTGAAACTTGATCCGGAAAATGATTCTGTTAAAAAGAAGCTTGGCCTGATCGGCGGGGATAAGTAGTATGGCGCGCAGCAGACGTTCTTTTCTTTACTTTTCACTTTTTTTTGCAGTATTGATTTTTACACGTTGTACATCTCTGTTTATGTCCCGCAGGCCTTCTGAGATTGCCAGTATAAAAGTACTGCTTAACAGGGTATATGCCAATGCTGCAAAATTAAAAACCTTTCAGGGAAGGGGAAGTGTTATAGCCTCTGCAAAGGGAATTGGCATGCGAGGCACTATCAGAGTAACTGCCAGAATGCCGGATGTGCTGTGGATGAAGATTGAAGGCCCTCTCGGGATTGATATTGCAACTGCATTTTTCAACAGGGAGTCTGTTGTTGTCTATACTCCTTTGGAAAATAAGGTATGGAGGGGTTCTTTCAGCAAGGCTTTGCACCTGGGTTACATACCCAATGCAGTAGATTCAACCAATTTTGTTCTTAGTATGGTAGGCCTTCCGGTACCATCTGATTCTTTGATAAGCAGAATAGATTCTGTATCTATTGACAAAGGGAAATATCTTATTGATTTTAACAGGAAAGACAGGATATGGATAGATGGCAGGGGGATTGTTACACGTTGGGAAAGGCATTCCGGAGACGGGACTGTTGAATGGGTTTGGGAAGGAAGCAGATTTACAAAGAAGAGCGGTATGTTTATACCCGGCCTTGTAAAAATTACATCTTATCATCCTAAACAGCAGTTAACTATACTTTACGAAAGCATTAAGGCAAACAAATCAGTAAAAAAGGATTTTGGGCGTATTAATATTCCACAAGGAGTGAAAACTATTGAACGCTGAAAAAAGAAATATAAAGGCAGTTTCTGTCGTTGTACCGGTTCTTAATGAAGCAGAATCTTTAAAAGAGCTTTATCAGCAGATAGTGGAAGTCTGTGAAAAAGAGGCTCTTTCCTTTGAAGTAATTTTTATTGATGACGGGTCAAATGACAGCACTTTTGCAGTGCTTGAGCAGCTCTTTCAGAGAGATCCCAGAATCAAAGTAATTCAGTTCCGCAAGAATTCCGGAAAGTCCGATGCTCTTTCAGCAGGTTTTGAAATTGCTTCAGGAACTTATGTTGTAACCATGGACGGAGACCTTCAGGATGATCCTGCTGAAATTCCTGCTTTGATAAAAAAGCTTGAAATGGGATGGGATATGGTTTCAGGGTGGAAGGCGAAACGCCGTGACCCTCTGTCAAAGCGAATTCCGTCAAAAGTCTGGAATTTGGGAACATCTTTTCTTACCGGGCTTAAGCTTCACGATTATAACTGCGGCCTGAAGATATACAAATCTGAAGTAGTGAAAAGTTTGAAAATTTACGGTGAATTATACCGTTATATTCCGGCGCTTGCAAACTGGCAGGGATTTCGCGTGGGTGAAATGGCTGTTAATCACAGACCGAGAAAGTACGGGAAATCCAAATTCGGTGCGTCGCGGTTTTTAAAAGGTTTTCTTGATCTTATAACTGTAATGTTTCTCGGTAAGTATACAAAAAGGCCTCTGCATCTGTTCGGTTCTGTTGGCTTCCTTTTTTCAATAGCTGGCAGCGCTATTACAATTTATCTTATTGTAATTAGGATAATGAGGAAAACATTTTTAAGCAACAGGCCGCTTTTGTATCTGGGAATTCTGTTTCTTATCATAGGCGTGCAGTTTATTTCCATCGGCCTTCTCGGAGAGATGATAGCTCGTTCCCAGCCCGAAAAAAACAGATATTCAATAAGAAAATCTCTGGGAGTTTAAAATTGCGTATTGTAATTGTAGGAACTGCGTATCCTATGCGAGGTGGGATAGCACACTATGTTGCGCTTCTATACAAGCATCTCAAAGAAAGAGGGCACGATGTATTTGTTATATCTTTCAAACGCCAGTATCCTTCAATTTTATTTCCGGGCAAGACTCAGTCTGATGAAAGTAAAGAACTTATACATTTGAAGTCTTCTCCTGTGCTTGATACTATCAACCCGATTACATGGATAAAAGCTTTCTTCCTGATTAAAAAATTACGGCCTGACCTTGTAGTATTTAAGTACTGGATGCCTTTTTTTGCTCCATGTTATGCAGCAGTAGCGTTTCTGTCTTCTAAATTGCTAAATATAAGAACTGTTTATGTTTGTGATAATATAATACCTCACGAAAAGAAACCCGGGGACAGGTTTCTCTCTTCTTTAGGATTAAAATTTATAGATTACTTTATTGTTCAGTCCGATTCTGTGCAGAGAGACCTTTTATCTTTAAAACCCGATGCTGAATATGAGCTTGTGCCTCACCCTGTTTATGAAATATTTCCACCTGCATTACCGATGGCTGAGGCAAGAAATAGGCTTGGTATTGAGGAAGATCGTGTTATCCTGTATTTTGGCCTGATAAGAGCGTACAAGGGAGTAAAATACCTTGTACAGGCAATGGATGAAATTGCGAACAAGACAGGTGCAAGGCTTCTTTTATGCGGTGAATTTTACGAGGGCAGAGATGAAATAATGGATTTGATAGAGAAATCTCAGGCAAAAGATAAGATCACTCTGTATGATTGGTTTATTCCAAATGAAGAAGTCCCTTTCTATTTCAGCTCTGCTGATCTTGTTGTTCTGCCCTATGTTTCTGCAACTCAAAGCGGAATAGTGCAGATCGCTTATAACTACAATAAACCTGTTGTTGTGACCAGAGTCGGCGGACTTCCGGAAATAGTCCCCCACGGCCGGACAGGATATGTTGTGGACCCGGAAAACCCATCTGCAATAGCAGAGGCGGTTAAATTATATTTTGATGCTAAGGATAATCACGATTTTGAAGCTGCTGTTAAAGATGTTAAAAAGAGATTTTCCTGGGACAGAATGGTGGAAGCTGTGGAGAGAGTTATAAAGTAGAAAGTTTGTAAAGTTATAAAGTAGAAGGCTTGTAAAGTTGTAAGTAAGAGTTATGGGGCTATAAATGTGAAAATAGAACGATTTGAGGATATTATTGCCTGGCAAAAAGCAAAAGAGTTAACAGTAAATGTTTATTATATGTTTGATACAAGCAAGGATTATGGTTTTAAAAACCAGATTCAACGGGCTTCTGTCTCAATAATGAATAATATTGCTGAAGGTTTTGAGAGAAAAAGTAATGCTGAATTTAAACAATTTTTGTATATCGCTAAAGGTTCCTGTGGTGAGGTTCGATCAATGTTGATTCTTGCCGCAGAACTTTTTAATATTGAAACTGATAATCTTATTTCACTGGCAGAAGAGGTTTCCATGATTTTGTCTGGCTTTATTAAAACTTTATAAACCTTATAACTTTATGAACCTTATAACTTTATGAACTTGATAACTTTTAACTTGATAACTTTTAACTTGATAACTTTATACTAACAAAAGGGTACTTATGGTTGAGTATGATCCAATAAAAGAGCGTCTAAGCGGAATTGTTAAAAATAGTATTCTCCTCAGAAAAATGATGTTTGCAGTGCTTAATCTTCTTTTTTTGCGTACCTGGTATGTGAGAAGGGCTGTAAAGAGACTGCATAATGAAAGAAAGTCCGGTCTTAATATCCTGGATGCAGGTTCAGGTTTCGGACAATATTCCTATTATCTTGCCAAAAAATTTAAAAATGCAAGGGTAACAGGTGTTGAAATCAAGCAGGAGCATGTAGA contains:
- the priA gene encoding primosomal protein N', translating into MAENNKKLFADIVVPGPPHQIFTYIIPADIRNDIEYGHRVVVPFGKRTSTGFVTAFSDKTSVENLKEIIEIADPWPLLTEELLNLTRWISDYYMAGWGETIKSALPPGLTAKSKLNVEILSTEEPDNLTNLQHTLFDLVKNKKSIPVNHLIKKYAPQPVRLALNSMEKTGLICFKYSFEKNGISVKTKKKISIINTLPKEEMEKLIKKSPVQAEVIKILMKKKSIWRHEINKPMSVLNRLRDKNLIEIQDIEVYRESLDELPPPPANEIVLTSEQKNAVEVITKSIDKQEFKTFLVHGITGSGKTQVYIESIKHTLSMGKTALVLIPEISLTPQAVMRYRSFFGDKIAVMHSRMASGERYDSWRRIKKGELTIGIGPRSAVFAPLENLGLIIVDEEHDPSFKQNDPSPRYHGRDVAVMRGKLNKAVVVLGSATPSFESYFNTINKKYEIISITERIDKTPLPSVTLVDQKKFTWEKENRIISPVLREKIENRLKKKEQVILLQNRRGYAPFLMCSKCGYIEECKNCDITLTFHRSTKTIECHYCGYRHRAPDVCPKCQNPSMSYRGGPGTEQVEEELQRIFPDARILRMDFDTTRAKGAHTKIIRAFSEHKGDILLGTQMVAKGHDFSGVSLVGIISADTGLFFPDFRAGEKTFQLLTQAAGRAGRRKMQGEVVIQTMSPGHPVLSFVLTHNYKDFFTWENQNRKELSYPPWGKIIAIHFKSSKKEPAEKAAEYFRKALGNNRTIAVLGPAPSPLSRIKNLYRYQIIVKSSRIIDNGGSKLHSVVRSALKKYYSSRNYYNVHIAVNVDPMDML
- a CDS encoding tetratricopeptide repeat protein, with product MKIYLLIKNLIRGIFILSIFSLTGCAATNNLKVEQKNAVVHKQPNPMSLNRFVDGVIYDLQENYPAALLSYQEALLYDSASAEICLAVGREYYRMGKLESAMQFFKRTLRLDKNSAEAQELIGDIYMGQGKWKPAEKIYQAMIEKDPGNITIYYDIAQVYLRQGKGGMAESVLEKIIKQDPNADTQVYISLGELYLKSGKLDEAEKIFELIIKTDETNGFGYYGVGLAKEAKKDTAEAISYYKRALELNPKLVFARERLGNLYTKTGDWEKAIDSYKQDIAMDSTNVTAMLQISEILRKKGDVEKALMNLERIQKIFPDDFRAFLDAGRIHLDDGEFPEAYKAFSRVTELDPENFFGWLFGGISLFHQDSLSQAKYFLERALQKEQKSPLGCYYLGSLYSLQGKNQKAVSYLKLAVEARPDWTAALNALASAFESIGNYAESDSLFKKILLAEPDNAVALNNYAYSLSQRGKDLEKALAMVEKSLQKEPENGAYLDTAGWIYFQLGKYYTAKDYIEKAWSVRSKSAEVAEHLGDTYSKLGMNDKAEKAWNNALKLDPENDSVKKKLGLIGGDK
- a CDS encoding DUF4292 domain-containing protein, encoding MARSRRSFLYFSLFFAVLIFTRCTSLFMSRRPSEIASIKVLLNRVYANAAKLKTFQGRGSVIASAKGIGMRGTIRVTARMPDVLWMKIEGPLGIDIATAFFNRESVVVYTPLENKVWRGSFSKALHLGYIPNAVDSTNFVLSMVGLPVPSDSLISRIDSVSIDKGKYLIDFNRKDRIWIDGRGIVTRWERHSGDGTVEWVWEGSRFTKKSGMFIPGLVKITSYHPKQQLTILYESIKANKSVKKDFGRINIPQGVKTIER
- a CDS encoding glycosyltransferase family 2 protein, which codes for MNAEKRNIKAVSVVVPVLNEAESLKELYQQIVEVCEKEALSFEVIFIDDGSNDSTFAVLEQLFQRDPRIKVIQFRKNSGKSDALSAGFEIASGTYVVTMDGDLQDDPAEIPALIKKLEMGWDMVSGWKAKRRDPLSKRIPSKVWNLGTSFLTGLKLHDYNCGLKIYKSEVVKSLKIYGELYRYIPALANWQGFRVGEMAVNHRPRKYGKSKFGASRFLKGFLDLITVMFLGKYTKRPLHLFGSVGFLFSIAGSAITIYLIVIRIMRKTFLSNRPLLYLGILFLIIGVQFISIGLLGEMIARSQPEKNRYSIRKSLGV
- a CDS encoding glycosyltransferase; translated protein: MRIVIVGTAYPMRGGIAHYVALLYKHLKERGHDVFVISFKRQYPSILFPGKTQSDESKELIHLKSSPVLDTINPITWIKAFFLIKKLRPDLVVFKYWMPFFAPCYAAVAFLSSKLLNIRTVYVCDNIIPHEKKPGDRFLSSLGLKFIDYFIVQSDSVQRDLLSLKPDAEYELVPHPVYEIFPPALPMAEARNRLGIEEDRVILYFGLIRAYKGVKYLVQAMDEIANKTGARLLLCGEFYEGRDEIMDLIEKSQAKDKITLYDWFIPNEEVPFYFSSADLVVLPYVSATQSGIVQIAYNYNKPVVVTRVGGLPEIVPHGRTGYVVDPENPSAIAEAVKLYFDAKDNHDFEAAVKDVKKRFSWDRMVEAVERVIK
- a CDS encoding four helix bundle protein — protein: MKIERFEDIIAWQKAKELTVNVYYMFDTSKDYGFKNQIQRASVSIMNNIAEGFERKSNAEFKQFLYIAKGSCGEVRSMLILAAELFNIETDNLISLAEEVSMILSGFIKTL
- a CDS encoding class I SAM-dependent methyltransferase translates to MVEYDPIKERLSGIVKNSILLRKMMFAVLNLLFLRTWYVRRAVKRLHNERKSGLNILDAGSGFGQYSYYLAKKFKNARVTGVEIKQEHV